The following are encoded together in the Oncorhynchus clarkii lewisi isolate Uvic-CL-2024 chromosome 25, UVic_Ocla_1.0, whole genome shotgun sequence genome:
- the LOC139383457 gene encoding proline-rich protein 36-like: protein MKNCVGNSAAMQILLDYVQKRMNWPEELILALEVVEHQDLADELRAEWTKHNQTNRSPAAPPTSPSLPISESSDDSTSSMVLPAQPAPPSESLSPEIAACPEDGGQPIVPTSSVVEAPIAGASPEPVPQALEAAVKPVTATQAAPLPVSVKVEPTVVSEPQPPLSHSDNAASSQPGPVETGSLEDNPSHIVLSETTLTLPVSDLKPTLSQTEYTPTAAAPASVQAPEKGPVQDATPPTAKVISFHQRPVEDSDPTATQRRVENIDGKWELKALLQVTADDQHAVPPQSPPESRHFSPVTTPASSPGHTFMDEDNWELSKPDVLLSENQPYSGGSWLLQMDSRSVLDPEPAAVTSPAPVTCPAAVTCPAAVTCPAAVTCHAAVTSPTAVTSPAAVTSPAPVTCPAAVTCPTAVTSPAAVICPAAVTCPAAVTCPAVVLDHLSSVPGPLTSVTPLPCQEHEEHVSRNEPEEDTYQEVLINVIHVSEDAYIQNQEGQTQSMLGNKDAGVSETLPPVQNHNSRSQITPLSGSTELELSSGPNRHDQAEDSLGKAVSKSDDSRDLIMIVNGQAASPSTKHPDPPPPATSPSVTIVNGQAASPSTKHPDPPPPATSPSVTIVNGQAASPSTKHPDPPPPATSPSVTIVNGQAASPSTKHPDPPPPATSPSVTIINGQAASPSTKHPDPPPPATSPSVTIVNGSSTDNCPLPEAVEAEVMLKAMMASVVPELKQKQEGEGARRGGGYHFLGDTTSWGIPLPGGYHFLGAAVLGVSALFVAWRRKN, encoded by the exons ATGAAAAATTGTGTCGGTAACTCAGCTGCAATGCAGATCCTGCTGGACTATGTACAGAAGAGAATGAACTGGCCAGAAGAGTTGATATTAGCTCTGGAGGTGGTGGAGCATCAGGACCTGGCTGATGAACTGAGGGCAGAGTGGACCAAGCACAACCAGACCA ATCgttctcctgctgctcctcctaCCAGCCCATCTCTGCCCATCTCAGAGAGCTCTGATGACTCTACATCTTCTATGGTCCTCCCAGCTCAGCCAGCACCACCTTCAGAGTCACTCAGCCCTGAGATTGCTGCCTGTCCGGAGGATGGTGGCCAGCCAATAGTCCCCACAAGTTCAGTTGTTGAGGCTCCCATCGCTGGTGCCTCTCCAGAGCCAGTTCCACAGGCTCTCGAAGCAGCAGTAAAACCTGTCACAGCCACCCAGGCAGCACCTTTGCCTGTCTCAGTGAAAGTGGAGCCCACAGTGGTCTCTGAACCACAGCCTCCACTCTCTCACTCCGATAACGCTGCCTCCTCCCAGCCTGGTCCTGTAGAAACGGGATCTCTGGAGGATAACCCATCTCATATAGTCCTGTCTGAAACCACTCTCACCTTGCCTGTGTCAGATCTAAAGCCAACCCTGTCCCAAACTGAATACACCCCCACCGCTGCTGCCCCTGCCTCGGTCCAGGCCCCTGAGAAAGGTCCAGTTCAGGACGCCACGCCACCAACAGCCAAAGTGATCTCCTTCCACCAGAGGCCAGTAGAGGACTCTGATCCAACTGCAACTCAG CGAAGAGTTGAAAACATTGACGGGAAGTGGGAACTTAAAGCTCTCCTCCAGGTGACTGCAGACGACCAGCACGCCGTGCCGCCTCAGAGCCCCCCCGAGAGCCGTCACTTCTCCCCGGTCACGACACCAGCCTCGTCCCCGGGGCATACCTTCATGGATGAGGATAACTGGGAGCTCAGCAAGCCTGACGTTCTCCTCAGTGAGAACCAGCCATACTCAGGAGGCTCATGGCTTCTGCAGATGGATAGCCGGTCAGTGTTGGACCCTGAGCCGGCTGCTGTGACGAGTCCTGCTCCTGTGACCTGTCCTGCTGCTGTGACCTGTCCTGCTGCTGTGACCTGTCCTGCTGCTGTGACCTGTCATGCTGCTGTGACAAGTCCTACTGCTGTGACGAGTCCTGCTGCTGTGACGAGTCCTGCTCCTGTGACCTGTCCTGCTGCTGTGACCTGTCCTACTGCTGTGACGAGTCCTGCTGCTGTGATCTGTCCTGCTGCTGTGACTTGTCCTGCTGCTGTGACTTGTCCTGCTGTGGTCCTAGACCACTTGTCTAGTGTTCCAGGCCCTCTGACTAGTGTAACGCCTCTGCCATGTCAGGAGCATGAGGAACACGTGTCCCGTAACGAGCCTGAGGAGGACACGTACCAGGAGGTGCTGATCAATGTAATTCATGTGTCTGAGGACGCGTACATCCAGAATCAGGAAGGCCAAACACAGAGCATGCTGGGTAATAAGGATGCAGGTGTGTCTGAAACCCTCCCACCAGTTCAGAACCACAACAGCCGATCGCAGATcacacctctctctggatctacaGAACTTGAGCTGTCGTCTGGTCCGAACCGGCACGACCAAGCTGAGGACAGTCTGGGGAAAGCAGTTAGTAAGTCTGACGACTCTCGGGATCTGATTATGATCGTTAACGGCCAAGCCGCCAGCCCCTCAACCAAACATCCTGATCCTCCACCTCCAGCCACTTCTCCTTCTGTCACCATCGTCAACGGCCAAGCCGCCAGCCCCTCAACCAAACATCCTGATCCTCCACCTCCAGCCACTTCTCCTTCTGTCACCATCGTCAACGGCCAAGCCGCCAGCCCCTCAACCAAACATCCTGATCCTCCACCTCCAGCCACTTCTCCTTCTGTCACCATCGTCAACGGCCAAGCCGCCAGCCCCTCAACCAAACATCCTGATCCTCCACCTCCAGCCACTTCTCCTTCTGTCACCATCATCAACGGCCAAGCCGCAAGCCCATCAACCAAACATCCTGATCCTCCACCTCCAGCCACTTCTCCTTCTGTCACCATCGTCAACGGCTCCTCCACTGATAACTGTCCTCTCCCGGAGGCTGTGGAGGCAGAGGTCATGCTCAAGGCCATGATGGCTAGCGTTGTCCCTGAGCTGAAGCAGAAACAGGAGGGGGAGGGAGCCAGAAGAGGAGGGGGATACCACTTCCTGGGGGATACCACTTCCTGGGGGATACCACTTCCTGGGGGATACCACTTCCTGGGGGCTGCTGTCCTGGGTGTCTCGGCCCTGTTCGTAGCCTGGAGAAGGAAGAATTAA